AGAGACGTATGGGGGTGTTGTAGCACGTGTCCTGCAGAGGCATGTTGGTTCATGTGATTGTGTGTTGGGGGAAGGTTTTTCTTCCACGCTTTCTTCATTTCGCACCACGTGAACACCAATCACACTTGTCTCCCTTTTCTATTCAATTCCTTGCCTTTTTTCTTAActccttaataaaaaataaaaagacaaggaaaaagaaaagcttaGATTTGGCTACGCTCATAAACGGCTAGAGCCATGACTCGCAAGTCCAAAACTTATCAATGgctaagaaggaaaaaaaaaaaaagtactgtACTCTTATAATGCAGAAATAATCTCTCAAAAACCAGATgcgcaaaataataaaataagatgtacaatttattttctttataataagTAATCtcaattgttaataaaaaaaattaattattaatattctaaTGCATCTATAGTttgttatgtatatatattaatatctaATCTGAACTTctatattatttactttaaaattaatattcaaatgatttttagtgaattgattatattaaattttttttatcgttataatataaaaaaatgaactcaCCCATTTAATCTATTCTCTTATGATcttaatattaattcaaatgatatTGCCATCCTAGTACACAATAATTTTCTCTCATGATCTTTGCTCTCTTTTCCTGTTATTGCACATAATTATGAAAGTGTGGCTACAAGCTTATTAGCCGTTGTGAATTGTTTTGGTTCATATTGCAGTACGATACAGTTGATAAGTGATAACCTACGTCCTTTGTAATATTGTTGATTTACCTAACCAAGACAACAATTATTGACGGGCATTGGTACGAAAACGCTGTAACGGTGAAAACACGCGTGGTAAAGCAAAACCCGTTTTCCTCCCATGCGCGATTCTTACCAGGACACGAGGAAGAAACaaacaggttttttttttttttttccaaatgctGTTGAGTGTCTTAGAATATGTATGagttaaggaattaaaagtaaatttttttttattaaaatatataaaattatattatttataattttttttgctcttatatgattttttcagtaaatatatattttttaaatttaactaatattCTAAGAATACCatgtaaaaaacttttaatttttactaacaGTCACAGGAAAAGGAcaaatagaagaaaagaaaaaaaaaaaaaagttagagaaAGCGACGTTGTTGGCTGTGGGGAAGACCCTCGTGGTGATCGCATGGGTGGAAATTTATGTGTCGCGTAGGATAAGGGATAATGGGGCCCCACTCAGGGACAAGCCAAATATAATGAAAAGGTTATCTGTTTGGTTCCAATCATGACCATTGGCTGTGCTGATTTTGATGGATACCACATTTGACCTCAGCCGTTGATGTAGAGAACTGATTCACTCCTGGGGCAAATCTTCAGGTGCGAACTGGCCCACCAAGTTAAATGCTCAAGATTTCTTGCGATTTGCCACCACCTAAACCTAACTGCATTTGTTTTGAGTTTTACATGCTTTTGTGgtagataaaaataagaatttaggAGGAAGGAATGACCTTTTAGTTTAAGATAGgaaaaatattctaatttaaaaaatatttatatttattttacttcaaAGAAATGAAGTAAGATTTGAActtataatttgttatatatgagatcttatcttattttactTGATTAATCCGTGATTTGGGTTTTACTTGCTACTACATTTTTTTCCCtccattatatataaaaacaaaaattcaaatactttttttaagttaCTGTATATGTCTATTTGCTTTGGTAACCTTAAACTCCCTATTACAACAATCATCATTGTCTTGTGTACTTTCAAAATGTGCCGGGAGAGTCTTAAACGGATGATCAAGAGAttctataataatattattaattgatataaatttaattaaattgcacATGTTAGTTGAATAACTAGTCTTATCAGCCTTGTTAGCAAAactttagaaaaggaaaaaccagTCTAATCAGCCAAAAAATTGTGACATGAACAATGATGTGATGTATATAGTTATCGTCTTATCAGAAAACCTTTCACAAATCTTAGATTGCTCGATGGCTTATAACTTATATGTGTGAAATACTAACAAACACCTTTatgtaaattcaaattttaaaggcGATAATATCATGTCATCGGAGTTAGTTGGGTTGGGGAGTGGGACTTATCCAATGGTGCAATTGCAAAAATCGTCCCGTGAAagttaccaaaaaaaatcagtgtgaaagtaaaattatttcattataagatttttttaaaactaatttatgtctctaaaaaaatagttagtttaattaattatattaaatttattaattatttatattattcttattattttatttacttaattatttcttattaatatttaaagaaaaaataattaaataaatgtatataaaaagttaattaatacaactaaaaattaattaaaaaaatcttgtaaaaataaataaatttctaaaaaaatatcttagaaTTAGTAAcccaaaagaaatataaaaatttgatatattttgttttaccaAATGGTCAAAGGGTGAGAATAAATAGCCAAGATATGAATGAAGTACTAGTAAATGAGGGGGAAGACAGAGGAAGCAGGTTGTATTATTTAGGGGGCAAATGTCATGATTGAGATAACTGACCTTACTGACATAAAGTCATCATTGAACTTACACACCACTCTCACCCATTCTCTCTCCTTTCTATATAATCTCCACCCACATGGCCCCTCCTACCACTCCAAAACCAAAACTCAAACTCCCCTGCTATTCTTCTTCTCCCTCAATTCTCTCTCACCAAAACCCTTTGCACCCAATACCCTCAAACTCAACTTCAATTGCTAATTTTTATAAAGCTAGCCGGAGATGATGGTTCAAAAGGAAGATTTGGGTTTGAGTTTAAGTCTCAATTTCCCTCATCACAGTACCCCAAATCCTCAACATCTGAGTCTCATGTCATCCTCTACTCATTCCTCTTCCCCTTCTGGTTTCAACCCTCAAAAACCCTCTTGGAACGAGGCTTTCGCTTCTTCGGGTATGtactaaaaatctaaaattactctattttcaaaaaatataaaaaattcccGTTTTTTATTTGCATGCTATTGTTCCAGATCTGTTCAAGTTTCTCTCTTTATTTCATATTCCCCCTCCATTCTCTCAATCACTTTGATTCAGCTTactgagtgttttttttttccagaaaaaaattcttatttttaccCTTGTTTAATATTCTCACCCTTTATTTTCAGTATCTTTTGCACCGCCCTCTTTATTTATGCCAAACCAAATACTCCAAATCCTTAATGATTTCATTAATCAACactaacatgcatgaattattaaaaaaattaatggtttttatttatttttagatccAGATCGAAACTCCGACACATGCAGAGGCGAAACACGGTCGTTCCTGCGGGGAATCGACGTGAACCGGTTACCTTCCGCCGTGGACGCCGAGGAGGAAGCGGGAGTTTCGTCTCCAAACAGCACCGTCTCGTGCGTGAGCGGAAAACGAAGCGAGAGAGAACCCAACGGCGAAGAACACGACATGGACAGAGCCTGTTCCCGCGGAATCAGCGACGAAGAAGACGCTGAAACCTCAAGGAAAAAACTTAGACTCTCCAAAGACCAATCCGCTATCCTCGAAGAAAGCTTCAAAGAACACAACACCCTCAACCCCGTAAGTTGTTACCATCGGCTTTCGATCACgtttttttcataaacaaaacaaaacttaaCAACTTGCTTTTGGGTGATCTAGTTCAATATCACTTgcaccaataatttttttttttccaataacaCAACCTTAATAATACTAGTTCTCATATTTTTGGTAGTACTAAATAGTGGTCCTATCCACTGGAACAAGATTATTTcggttgaaaatatttttatatgtaacaaattaaaaaaattactaatttgatttatttaattttaatgttttgcaGAAGCAAAAATTGGCACTGGCAAAACAGCTAGGGCTTCGACCTAGACAAGTGGAGGTGTGGTTCCAGAACAGAAGGGCAAGGTTAGATACAAGTTACAATAttataatatgaaataattCGATTTAATATAAGGTTTATtctgaattttttattaagcgtggtttttgtgaaattaattttCAGGACTAAGCTGAAGCAAACTGAGGTGGACTGCGAAGTATTGAAAAGGTGCTGTGAGAATCTGACGGAGGAAAATAGAAGGTTACAGAAGGAGGTTCAGGAGCTTAGAGCACTGAAACTTTCCCCCCAGTTTTACATGCAAATGAGCCCACCCACGACGCTCACTATGTGCCCCTCTTGCGAGCGTGTGGCTGTTTCGTCCTCCGCCGTTGGTTCTGCCACGCGTCATCATCCCATGGCCCATGCCCATGCCCATGCTCGGCCCATGCCCAATGGCCCGTGGGCTTCCGCAGCTCCCATTCCACACCGGCCGTTTGATGCTTTCCACCAATGATCTTGAGGGTGTTTTGGTCAttgtgaattattattatttacaattatgggCCTACTTGTACCACCGTGAATGTGTGTACcccaaaagagagaaaatattgGGAGAAACAGTGAGGGAGCGGTTGAAACAGCATGCTGTGGAATTGTGCGTGTTCCAAAGTGCGGTGCGGTCTAAGGATATGGTCATTAGAAGAAGGGATTTGGTGGGTCTCCAATGTTTTGTACCAGTTTGACCcatcaacttttgttttgttgggTATGACCTATATTAGTTAGGAGTTTTTCAGTTTTTAGTATTACTTAAATTTTCTCCTCAACAGAGACTTTGTGTAAAGTGCAATTTTCTAgttaaatttcacttaattGGGTTTgggataattatttattagttagtTTTTTGCGAAAATATTATCACACCCATTGAAACAATTTGCTTTaagtatttatatttcttatctattttatattgataCACTTGAATACGTATTGGCGAAATATgaagtttttataaaaagttatGAAAATCTAATATAGGTAGCTATATATACAACATAAAAGCATGAAATTATTGTTCACGatttccaaaaatatattaaaaaattatcttttgatGGACCAAAAATGGAAACTGTCCTCTCTATGCATTGCATCATATGTATTATTGCAATAAAGAAATGAAATTGGTATGGTAATAATTTGTAATGTTCATTGTTTA
This genomic interval from Glycine max cultivar Williams 82 chromosome 5, Glycine_max_v4.0, whole genome shotgun sequence contains the following:
- the LOC100787231 gene encoding homeobox-leucine zipper protein, whose translation is MMVQKEDLGLSLSLNFPHHSTPNPQHLSLMSSSTHSSSPSGFNPQKPSWNEAFASSDPDRNSDTCRGETRSFLRGIDVNRLPSAVDAEEEAGVSSPNSTVSCVSGKRSEREPNGEEHDMDRACSRGISDEEDAETSRKKLRLSKDQSAILEESFKEHNTLNPKQKLALAKQLGLRPRQVEVWFQNRRARTKLKQTEVDCEVLKRCCENLTEENRRLQKEVQELRALKLSPQFYMQMSPPTTLTMCPSCERVAVSSSAVGSATRHHPMAHAHAHARPMPNGPWASAAPIPHRPFDAFHQ